ctcaTGTTCAGTATAAAGGGGAAGTATCTAACATAATAGAGTTAAAACGATTGCATAACATGTGAAAGAAAATCTGACCAGCCACATTGAAAACATAGACTTTCTCTTGTAGCAATTCTTTCATATCTACCCCAAAATGATGGATTTCAATCATAACTTTCTTCCCGAAACTGGAGCTGCATGATGAAAATGTGAATATTCAAACGATTTTGTATATTACGTTAATGAAAGTAAGCTACTAAGTATTCTATTTGCAATAGGCACATAAGACAAGTAACTACAATATTGACTTTTACCTAGATCATCAACAAGGAAAAGGGCTGTATATTCcgataaaaaaagaaagaaatagcaCTGTATGAAGATATAAAATTAAGGCACTGATCTAAAGTTCTAATCTAGCAAAAGAGAAAACACAAAGGAGGTGCTTACAGGGAAGACTTTTCTGCAAGGCCCTCAACTACAGCAGGCACACCCTGCTTTATTCCATTATTATCTGGAAATAGTTGGAAGAAAAATGAGCAATTGAACAAGGCGGTGTTTACTGGCGCTTGAGCTTCTGTGAAGTTACACACCCCAGCAGCCAGGAGGAGGCAAATTATATTCAGTATGATGTTGTATCCAGAAATGTCAATGAAAGTAGCCTTTGATGAACAAGCCCTAAGCAAATGAACAAGGTCATCTAGGATACATGATTGCAAgttagttactactccctccgtcccataatataagagcgtttttacacTAGTgcagtgtcaaaaacactcttatattatgggactatTTTCTTCCCTAAAACAAAGCTCGCTGCTTTTGTGCATTTCAAATACAAGGGGACATCGAAACAATCGAGAAGGCTAAGCAAATCATCAGTTCTGCCCTTAGGTTGTTTTCCTATTGAAAATGCTTAAGATCCTAGGATCATAGAATGTCAGGCATATTACCACGGTTCGACTCATCACAGAAGTAGTAGCCCTGTAACTCAAAAATTTAGCATAACATGCATGGAGATAGAAGTCAAGAGAAGGAATTTAATTAGGAAGATGTTTTCTGAAGTGCTTTTCACTCATGTACTGTAAGCAAATCAGTGTAGAGAAACAGTGAGTTCTTCTAATAACTGAATGAAGCAAATTACGATTTTAACCTTTGAAGGGAATATTCAAGCATTTTTTTAAGGCAAGGATGGTGTGACAACGTCAAACTAAGTAAAGAGAGAAGGGATGTACTTGTCTCATCTTGAAGCTCCGGACTGAGCATTTGACCATACTCTTTTGTCTTTTTGTTGTGAGTAAATCCTGGTAAACAAGTCACCACCccaaaagaaagagaaaacaaatGGAAGAAAGTCAGAGTGCCAGAATACCAAAATAGAAATTAGTGCTGTCTACACTGGTAATAAGCAAAATAATACATAATACAAAGCCACACCTTTGAGCTCTAGTGGCTTTATCACAAAGCCCAGAATGACAAAGGGAAGCATCAAAATTGACTCTCCCCAGAAAGCAGCACGCCAGTGCAGATGACCCCCAACCTGATGAGATGCAACATAATTTTGAACAATACAAGGTCAAGTTACACTGGTAATGCACCTGTTACTCAACCCGTATAATTTGAGGCAAAACCAAGAAGCAAGAAAGAAGTGTAGCATAAGACTTACCAACCCACCATAAACATAACCCAGTGCTATCCCAGTGGGTATACACATGTAGAACATAGCAAGCCATGCAGTTTTCTGGTAACATAATTAGCAGCAATGTTAGTTTTTGATTAAAATAATACAAAAGGAAGAAACAGTACTATGTAAACAAAACCTCCTAAGCAAACATAAAACTACATAACAtcatgatccatggatgtatgagTTAATCAAGGAGCAATTTATTCACCTGATTTAACAACTAGAAGCAATTGGTGAAGAATTTTTTTAACCTAAGCTACTCAGCTCAATACAGCAATGAGTGATGAGGATTGAGGACAGCATTTTtactcccgcatgaacagtaaattcgaagaAAAAGTAAAATAACGGATTTTTTTGGCACTTTAGTGTTCTAGGTGTGTGCACAATTTCGTGAACAAATGGCATTCGTGGTGCTCTGGACCAAAAGGAAAAAACAATCAGTGCTCCAAAATGTCTCTGTTTCTTTGGAGcaccatttttttcttttttttttttgtcCAGAGCACCATCGATGACATTTCTTCACGAAATTTTGCACACACCTAGAATACTCGAGCATCTTTGGTGCCAaacaaattcagattttttttctattttaaaaaaaatgttcatgcggGAGTATATGAACTCAGGCTCCCAAAGCAATTACCGGCTGAGTAATCCATTACAATCCTGGATTACATGGTCTTTATGTACTGTATTGATTAACATATTTTGAAtgccctgcagaattttgcctcaGTGACATGCGTTTGACAATTTGTTCCTTCTAGTGACATATAATGATTCGGAGTAAGATCATTCATATCCTTGACACGTCATAAACATGACACATGTGCAAAGATGTAGATTATTTCCAGAAGAATGTTGCTTCATGATAGGACTTGGGTATAGAAATAAATCCAAGCAAACACAAGATATGTTGACATATAGTACACAGAAATCAGTCTTAAGAAATCTAAAGGCATCACAAGATTAACAGGACCTGTGCTGCTGGTGCATTGTCATCAATGAAAGGAGCTGCGAGACTTATAAACGAAGCTTCACCAACACCAACTAACCTAATTAACATGTTGTAGAATAGATCACATGATTAGGAGAGTTTTATTAAAAAATTACACTGATCTGAAACATTAACATTTAGAAAGTACTTACATGCGACATACAGTAATTGACCAGAAATCAAACGCGCACCCACAGCCAGCTGTTGCAATAGTCCAGACTAACAATCCGACGCCAATAAGCCTGAAAGGATTGTGTCTGCAAGGAGGGGAAAAATCTAtcacatgcaaaaaaaaaaaaacagcacCCTTAAAGGCTTGCATCGAACCTATTAAAACAATGTTAATCTGTAGTGTGTATTGTTGTTTGAAGAATAGTTTTCCATTTGTAATATCTTTTTCCTACTGCAATGAGCAATATATAGAAATAAAGGTATAGTACATTAAAAGAGGACCATAGGATACTAACATTTTTGCCAATGACGCAAATATCGGGGAAGCCACCAACAACCCTACCATAAATGCCGAGGACAACACGCCATCTTCAAAATTGCTCAGATTAAAATCACCCCTGTAGAGAACATGGCATGAgatagagaaagaagaagaaacttATGTGTGGAAAAGAAGACATGAATTGTGTACAATGGCATTGTACGGCAATTTAATTTGGAGAAGGGGTGCAGCACAGCTTGGTAGCACGTTTGTTTTGGGTACAAAACGTCACAGGTTCAAATCCTGTCATCCCTACCTATTACTTCTTTCTTCTTTATGGGGACTAGTGATGAGATCAATTAAAGTAAAGTAAAATGGGTATAACGAAGGCCAATCAGGAATAAACAAAAGATATGATGATAAAATTAAGATGGCCAACATGATTAACGGAAAAATACTATAGAGTGAAGACATGCAGGAAAACAAATAGAAGAGAAGATTAAAAAAAAGAATTTGCATACAAATTTAATGTGTATATAACGACTTGCAATTTGCAACGAATTAAATTATATGAGCGTTTCTCCTGAACTATAGTAGCCAAGACATGCAAAAAGTGTATTGAGTTCAAAAGAGATGTCACATTTTGTAGAAAAGTTTCTGGTGGGACTTACTGAATTCCAGAACCTGATGAGCATGTGCCACCAGAACAACTGCCACGGCTGCCATTGACACCATTACTTGCTATTACTCCCCGGTCAACATAATTTAGCATGTTGATTATGCAGAACATCACAAGTAATCTGCAACCATAATAAGTAATTAATCAACCACTGCATAATGGACTCCTTACAATGAGAACACACAAACCTGACAGAGTATGTCATGCTAATTTAATCTGTATAAATTACAGCTTCTGACATGAAATTATTGACTAAATTCAGATAATGGCAATGCCCAGGGGGATACTGAGCACACATGCACTAAACTGCTACTGCAGTCTGCATAAACAACAAGTTTTGAACTCAAGACCCACACACAACGTGGAATTATTGACATTGCATCACCATGTCCTCCAATTCCTCAAAATGTCACACTGAAGAGGCCCAAAACTTGGAAAAAATCCGAACCACGGTGAGCACATAATATACTAACAAGATGAGCTGTGCCAAACAAGAGGAGAACAACCAAATCACCACTCCATCTTGTCGAAATTGAGAACAAATCTACTATGCAATTTGCAATGCATATCAAAAGAGTATAGAGACTATCTCGCCAGAAAAAAAGGCTTGGGCCACCGTTACCAAATAACGCCCACGCGCGCACAAACGGTTTTAAGACCACTACAAACGGGAACAAACTGCATCACGCGAACGCCAAACTAGTACTACAAGACGCAGGTCCACGCCACTAAAGCAAGCCAACATAGAGAAACGGACAAGTACTAAAACCAGAAGTCACGAAAGGAACAAGCAGAGATTCAAGAGAAATTTCGATTAAGGAGATGGAACCATACAGCACATATCACTGATGATTGTTAGTAGTATGAGCAATGATTTGTTATCAAGCGTAAAAAAACTGGCCAAATCTCCTAGCGCGCATCTGACCTCAACCTGGCATCGCTGAAGGCTCGCAGCTCAAATCAACGCAATGGCAGCTCAATTGGAGCTCGCGAGAACCCAGAATTTTCAAACCAAACAGCCAAATCGCCCCAATTCGATATGAAACCCGTCCCAGAGGTCCGCAGAGGGAAAAACCCGTGCACCCAACAGTTCAAACCTACTACCAAGCCAAAGCTGCCGCTCAATCTCGCTATGCCGGGGGATTAGTGGTAGCAGTAAGCAGTAGTACCTCTTCGGGGTGAACCAGGAGGGCTTCTCGTCGGCCACGCCGCTGGTGCTCGCTTCGGGGCCCGCCTCGACGTCCCGCACCACGGTGACCGCCAtggcctgcgccgccgccgccgccgcctccacctgctTACCTTCCACCACTAAACTCTCGGCCGGAGCAGCCGCCGAGAGCTCCCGCTTAGcttccgcctcctccggcgccggtggcGTGGAGGCCGGCGCGGAGGCAGCGAGAGGGAGGTCGGAGGCGGAGGGGGCGGGGGGGCCGTCGACGGGGGATCCCACAACCACCACGACCTGGGCGTCGTCCCTTGCGGCTGGGGCTGCGTCGGATCCGCCCATATACTACAAAAAATATATGCGCCCGGAGTTTGACTCGCGATCGGTTTTCGGCCGGGGGGAGAAATCGTGGCCTACCGGGATTCCTTCCCAAATATCTATCCCATGGACGGGATGGGGTTTATAAACAGTCTGTCTCGACAGTAGTATTACTCGTGCGAGAACGGGAAACCGGATAATACGGGGCGGGCGGCAGTTGGTTTAACAGTAAAGGCTGGTGGCTGGCGGGCGGATGGATATTCGGTGAAGATGTTTGTGGCGACGACGCAACGTCTGTCGTGGGTTGCTTTGCTGCTGGGTGGTGGGAGattctctcctctcctcccctctcctctATCTACTTCTCTGTTCCCCGTGCACCGcggctctccttcttcttcttcttcttcttcttcttcttccccggcGCCGTGATCTGGACGCCGGCGTGGTGGTGATGAGGGGAAAGGGGGCGACAGGCGGTGGTGGAGGGGTGGGGCAGCAGAGCGGCGGGCCGTGGACCTGGCTCATGGACGGACTGGTTTATCTGGACTGACTGACGTTGGTGTCTCCATCCGAGATGCCCTTCAATGCTCGGTCCTGCAAAGTAGCCGTGGTTGGTGACCTACATTTGGGAGATCGCTTTTTTCACCTGGATATACGACGGACGGACAATTCTTTACTTTGCGCGCTGgtctccatccatccatccatcgaaTTTTGGTGGAGTCCGTGCGGTGCGTGCGGCTGCAGGCTCTAGGTTTTGACGGTTTTACCCCCCCTcccgttttttttttttgcgagggtcCCTCCCGTCTTTGTTTCCCGCTGGGCGCCTGCGAGTGAGCACCGTCACGTCAGTGGGTCAATGATGAAGGCCTGCTGCGCTGATCATGCCTCCATGGGCCCGGCTCACAAAGGCATCTCTCCCAATTCACACCCGTGGTGGGGCGCTCCTCTCTCTCTTGCGAATGCCGCCTTTTCTCCTTCTCCGGGCGTTAGTTTATCCTTGTGCGTGCGATCTTCTTCGTCTTGGACCAGCGACAGGCGGAGATTAGCTGTTGGGTCGAGGCGCTCACCCCTGATCCCTGATCATTCGTCCCCTCCACTCCAACGGCGCGCCACCATCTTCTGTTCCACATTCAATCGCATTCACGTCGCACGTGACGGCCGCTCCACCGTTTGGATATTGCCTTTGCTCGCTTTCTGTTTCAGTAGGCGAGCAGCATCCCCATCTTTCACGCATGGCATCCATTTGTTTACGACATTTTGCTTTGGAAACTTTTTTGCTCCATCACTTCGTGGTATCCCATACTCCCGATGGCTCAGTAGCAGCTTGCAGGCAATATGGCCCTTATCTATCCGGACCGCGGAAGTCATTCAACACAGGATTGTTCGGTTCCTGGGATGTTCGGACACGATTTCTCCTGCAAACCAgagataattttttttaaatatactTAGACGTATCATAGCTTTATAGAAAACAGAATCGTAAGTACAAAAATACTACCACTCATTGTGAACAACGAGCGTAGAACGAAGACCACATTAAGTAAGACCAAATACAACCACCAACAGCTAACAAAAGCAATTGTCCTAACTGAGAACAATATCGCGTCTCGACCAACGTCGAGCACCTCTGGAGACAAAAGTGAGAAGCTTTGTGGGAGTCGGACACGCGAAACGTACGAGTTCAACACCCCTGACCCACCCGAAACCCTTCCGGACCCCGCGACTCCATCCTTCCCGTTTTCTCTCTTTCCTTATTTCTCTCTTACCTTCGCCGCCGTTCCACCACCCTGGCCACCATGCCACACCCCTGCAGGAACTCTGCGTCTCCGTCACCTCTACCACTCCAGCAAGGCTCCACCCCGCTTCTCCTCCGTCCCCGTTCAACTCTTGTCCTCCGACCGCCTCGCCAGGTACCATCCGCTACTGCTATTCTCAACATGCCCGACAACTGTTCGATGAATCATCAAAACTAAAAACAATTATCTCTTCTTCTTTCTAGCAATGGATTCTGATTTGAAGTACACATACGAGCAGTATGCTGAGTCGTCTGACGACTCGTCGGACGAGGAAGAGTACTCCAATGAGACGTGATGATGTAGACAGTCCTTGAAGACGCAGAGGAGCATGTTctcaacatgatcgtcgaggatgagggtgacgatGTTGATGCAGCTCTgaaatttgagaacatgggtgatcaTATCCAACTTCCGGAGCAGAATCCGACCACATTTGAAGagcttattcaaatgcatcaacaaattcggcatcgaccaacgaaggcgagagggttgtgttgttctggtgcgtctctctgagaggagcgacctcccttttataggcgcaagagaaggaggcgagaggccagcgatgggagatgaagcaacagagggagacgaagcgaacagaCTTCAGCCGAAGAGGCACACCGTTCAGATttagtgtccactacagaaaaacgTTTCAACTCTCGcatgacctttcgtatacccgtcgtgcgtggtaaaaatttagacatcgtctcgg
The window above is part of the Triticum aestivum cultivar Chinese Spring chromosome 2A, IWGSC CS RefSeq v2.1, whole genome shotgun sequence genome. Proteins encoded here:
- the LOC123189838 gene encoding probable sphingolipid transporter spinster homolog 2, translating into MGGSDAAPAARDDAQVVVVVGSPVDGPPAPSASDLPLAASAPASTPPAPEEAEAKRELSAAAPAESLVVEGKQVEAAAAAAQAMAVTVVRDVEAGPEASTSGVADEKPSWFTPKRLLVMFCIINMLNYVDRGVIASNGVNGSRGSCSGGTCSSGSGIQGDFNLSNFEDGVLSSAFMVGLLVASPIFASLAKIHNPFRLIGVGLLVWTIATAGCGCAFDFWSITVCRMLVGVGEASFISLAAPFIDDNAPAAQKTAWLAMFYMCIPTGIALGYVYGGLVGGHLHWRAAFWGESILMLPFVILGFVIKPLELKGFTHNKKTKEYGQMLSPELQDETNNNGIKQGVPAVVEGLAEKSSLSSFGKKVMIEIHHFGVDMKELLQEKVYVFNVAGYIFYNAVIGAYSYWGPKAGQDIYHMASADLMFGGITIVCGIVGTLAGGFILDKMDSTISNAFKLLSGATFLGAIFCFSAFCFKSLYGFIPFFSVGELLVFATQAPVNYICLHCVKPSLRPLSMAMSTVSIHIFGDVPSSPIVGALQDYLHNWRSTALLLTSVLFIAFGFWFTAIFFRSVDRSNEQSEHDVPATERSNLRPLLDDGNDEAHTSQ